One window from the genome of Diceros bicornis minor isolate mBicDic1 chromosome 1, mDicBic1.mat.cur, whole genome shotgun sequence encodes:
- the PCDH1 gene encoding protocadherin-1 isoform X5 translates to MRHHPLSFQPTRVALSVGSNDPGSGKSLLILEPARMGPLKPSPGPGGQQLLLPPLLLALLLLLAPSPGHATRVVYKVPEEQPPNTLIGSLAADYGFPDVGHLYKLEVGAPYLRVDGKTGDIFTTETSIDREGLRECQNQLPGEPCILEFEVSITDLVQNGSPRLLEGQIEVQDINDNTPNFASPVITLPIPENTNIGSLFSIPVASDRDAGPNGVATYELQAGPEAQELFGLQVAEDQEGKQPQLIVMGNLDRERWDSYDLTIKVQDGGSPPRASSALLRVTVLDTNDNAPKFERPSYEAELSENSPIGHSVIQVKANDSDQGANAEIDYTFHQAPEVVRRLLRLDRNTGLITVQGPVDREDLSTLRFSVLAKDRGTNPKSARAQVVVTVKDMNDNAPTIEIRGIGLVTHQDGMANISEDVAEETAVALVQVSDRDEGENAAVTCVVAGDVPFQLRQASETGSDSKKKYFLQTTTPLDYEKVKDYTIEIVAVDSGNPPLSSTNSLRVQVVDVNDNAPVFTQSITEVAFPENNKPGEVVAEVTASDADSGSNAELVYSLEPEPAAKGLFTISPETGEIRVKTSLDREQRDSYELKVVAADRGSPSLQGTATVLVNVLDCNDNDPKFMLSGYNFSVMENMPALSPVGMVTVIDGDKGENARVQLTVEQDNGDFVIQNGTGTILSSLSFDREQQSTYTFQLKAVDGGVPPRSAYVGVTINVLDENDNAPFITAPSNTSHRLLTPQTRLGETVSQVTAEDIDSGVNAELTYSIAGGNPYGLFQIGSHSGAITLEKEIERRHHGLHRLVVKVSDRGKPPRYGTALVHLYVNETLANRTLLETLLGHSLDTPLDIDIAGDPEYERSKQRGNILFGVVAGVVAVALLIALAVLVRYCRQREAKSGYQAGKKETKDLYAPKPSSKAAKGNKGKGKKSKSPKPVKPLEDEDEPGLQKSLKFNLMSDAPGDSPRIHLPLNYPPGSPDLGRHYRSNSPLPSIQLQPQSPSASKKHQVVQDLPPANTFVGTGDTTSTGSEQYSDYSYRTNPPKYPSKQVGQPLRLSAPRPLPHPYHGAIWTEVWE, encoded by the exons atgagacaTCATCCTCTCTCTTTCCAGCCAACCCGAGTGGCCCTCAGTGTGGGCAGTAATGATCCAGGGTCTGGGAAGT CCCTTCTGATTCTGGAGCCTGCGAGGATGGGGCCCCTGAagcccagcccaggccctggGGGGCAACAATTGCTGCTGCCCCCCTTACTGCTGGCACTGCTGCTCCTGCTGGCTCCATCCCCAGGCCACGCCACTCGGGTGGTGTACAAGGTGCCAGAGGAACAGCCACCCAACACCCTCATTGGGAGCCTTGCAGCCGACTACGGTTTTCCAGACGTGGGCCACCTGTACAAACTAGAGGTAGGCGCCCCGTACTTGCGGGTAGATGGCAAGACAGGTGACATCTTCACCACTGAGACCTCTATTGACCGCGAGGGGCTCCGTGAGTGCCAGAACCAGCTCCCTGGTGAGCCCTGCATCCTGGAGTTTGAGGTGTCTATCACGGACCTCGTGCAGAATGGCAGTCCCCGGCTGCTGGAGGGCCAGATAGAGGTACAGGACATCAATGACAACACACCTAACTTCGCCTCGCCAGTCATCACGCTGCCCATCCCCGAGAACACTAACATTGGCTCGCTCTTCTCCATCCCCGTGGCTTCGGACCGCGACGCTGGCCCCAACGGTGTGGCAACCTATGAGCTGCAGGCCGGGCCTGAGGCCCAGGAGCTATTTGGACTGCAGGTGGCAGAGGACCAGGAAGGGAAGCAGCCACAGCTCATTGTGATGGGCAACCTGGACCGGGAGCGCTGGGACTCCTATGACCTCACCATCAAGGTGCAGGATGGTGGCAGCCCCCCACGCGCCAGCAGTGCCCTGCTGCGAGTCACCGTGCTCGACACCAATGACAACGCCCCCAAGTTCGAGCGGCCCTCTTATGAGGCCGAGCTGTCTGAGAACAGCCCCATAGGCCACTCGGTCATCCAG GTGAAGGCCAATGACTCGGACCAAGGTGCCAACGCAGAGATCGACTACACGTTCCACCAGGCACCTGAAGTTGTGAGGCGTCTTCTGCGACTGGACAGGAACACTGGACTTATCACTGTGCAGGGCCCCGTGGACCGTGAAGACCTAAGTACCCTGCGCTTCTCAGTGCTTGCCAAGGACCGAGGCACCAACCCCAAGAGTGCCCGTGCCCAGGTGGTGGTGACTGTGAAGGACATGAATGACAATGCCCCCACCATTGAGATCCGGGGCATCGGGTTGGTGACCCATCAAGATGGGATGGCTAACATCTCAGAGGATGTGGCAGAGGAGACAGCTGTGGCCCTGGTGCAGGTATCAGACCGAGACGAGGGAGAGAATGCAGCTGTCACCTGTGTGGTGGCAGGTGATGTGCCCTTCCAGCTACGCCAGGCCAGTGAGACGGGAAGTGACAGCAAGAAGAAGTACTTCCTGCAGACCACCACCCCACTTGACTACGAGAAGGTCAAAGACTATACCATCGAGATTGTGGCCGTGGACTCCGGCAACCCGCCACTCTCTAGCACCAACTCCCTCAGGGTGCAGGTGGTGGACGTCAATGACAACGCACCTGTCTTCACCCAGAGCATCACTGAGGTCGCCTTCCCTGAAAACAATAAGCCAGGTGAAGTGGTCGCTGAGGTCACTGCCAGTGATGCTGACTCGGGCTCCAATGCTGAGCTGGTTTACTCTCTGGAGCCTGAGCCGGCTGCCAAGGGTCTCTTCACCATCTCACCTGAGACTGGAGAGATCCGGGTGAAGACATCCCTTGATCGGGAACAGCGGGACAGCTACGAGTTGAAGGTGGTGGCAGCCGACCGGGGCAGCCCCAGCCTCCAGGGCACAGCCACTGTCCTTGTCAATGTGCTGGACTGCAATGACAATGACCCCAAATTTATGCTGAGTGGCTACAACTTCTCCGTGATGGAGAACATGCCGGCGCTGAGTCCAGTAGGCATGGTGACTGTCATTGATGGGGACAAAGGGGAGAATGCCCGGGTGCAACTCACGGTGGAGCAGGACAATGGTGACTTCGTTATCCAGAATGGCACAGGCACCATCCTCTCTAGCCTGAGCTTCGATCGGGAGCAGCAAAGCACCTATACCTTCCAGCTGAAGGCAGTGGATGGTGGTGTCCCACCTCGCTCAGCTTATGTTGGCGTCACCATCAATGTGCTGGATGAGAATGACAATGCACCCTTCATCACCGCCCCTTCCAACACCTCCCACCGTCTGTTGACCCCCCAGACACGTCTTGGTGAGACAGTCAGCCAAGTGACAGCTGAGGACATTGACTCCGGTGTCAATGCTGAGCTGACCTACAGCATTGCTGGTGGCAACCCTTACGGACTTTTCCAGATTGGGTCACATTCAGGTGCCATCACCCTGGAGAAGGAGATTGAGCGGCGCCACCATGGGCTGCACCGCCTAGTGGTGAAAGTCAGTGACCGTGGCAAGCCCCCACGCTATGGCACAGCCTTGGTCCACCTTTATGTCAACGAGACCCTGGCCAACCGCACGCTGCTGGAGACCCTGCTGGGCCACAGCCTGGACACACCACTGGACATCGACATTGCTGGGGATCCAGAATACGAGCGCTCCAAGCAGCGTGGCAACATCCTCTTTGGTGTAGTAGCTGGTGTTGTGGCCGTGGCCTTGCTTATCGCCCTGGCAGTGCTCGTGCGCTACTGCCGGCAGCGGGAGGCCAAGAGTGGCTACCAGGCTGGGAAGAAGGAGACCAAGGACCTGTATGCCCCTAAGCCCAGCAGCAAAGCCGCCAAGGGAAACAAAGGCAAGGGCAAGAAGAGCAAGTCTCCGAAGCCTGTGAAGCCACTGGAGGACGAGGATGAGCCTGGGCTGCAGAAGTCCCTGAAGTTCAACCTGATGAGCgatgcccctggggacagccccCGCATCCACCTGCCCCTCAACTACCCACCAGGCAGCCCTGACCTGGGCCGCCACTACCGCTCTAACTCCCCACTGCCTTCCATCCAGCTGCAGCCCCAGTCACCCTCGGCCTCCAAGAAGCACCAGGTGGTGCAGGACCTGCCACCTGCAAACACATTCGTGGGCACCGGGGACACCACGTCCACGGGCTCTGAGCAGTACTCCGACTACAGCTACCGCACCAACCCCCCCAAATACCCCAGCAAGCAGGTAGGCCAGCCCTTGCGGCTCAGCGCGCCCcggcccctgccccacccctaccaCGGGGCCATCTGGACCGAGGTGTGGGAGTGA
- the PCDH1 gene encoding protocadherin-1 isoform X4 translates to MRHHPLSFQPTRVALSVGSNDPGSGKSLLILEPARMGPLKPSPGPGGQQLLLPPLLLALLLLLAPSPGHATRVVYKVPEEQPPNTLIGSLAADYGFPDVGHLYKLEVGAPYLRVDGKTGDIFTTETSIDREGLRECQNQLPGEPCILEFEVSITDLVQNGSPRLLEGQIEVQDINDNTPNFASPVITLPIPENTNIGSLFSIPVASDRDAGPNGVATYELQAGPEAQELFGLQVAEDQEGKQPQLIVMGNLDRERWDSYDLTIKVQDGGSPPRASSALLRVTVLDTNDNAPKFERPSYEAELSENSPIGHSVIQVKANDSDQGANAEIDYTFHQAPEVVRRLLRLDRNTGLITVQGPVDREDLSTLRFSVLAKDRGTNPKSARAQVVVTVKDMNDNAPTIEIRGIGLVTHQDGMANISEDVAEETAVALVQVSDRDEGENAAVTCVVAGDVPFQLRQASETGSDSKKKYFLQTTTPLDYEKVKDYTIEIVAVDSGNPPLSSTNSLRVQVVDVNDNAPVFTQSITEVAFPENNKPGEVVAEVTASDADSGSNAELVYSLEPEPAAKGLFTISPETGEIRVKTSLDREQRDSYELKVVAADRGSPSLQGTATVLVNVLDCNDNDPKFMLSGYNFSVMENMPALSPVGMVTVIDGDKGENARVQLTVEQDNGDFVIQNGTGTILSSLSFDREQQSTYTFQLKAVDGGVPPRSAYVGVTINVLDENDNAPFITAPSNTSHRLLTPQTRLGETVSQVTAEDIDSGVNAELTYSIAGGNPYGLFQIGSHSGAITLEKEIERRHHGLHRLVVKVSDRGKPPRYGTALVHLYVNETLANRTLLETLLGHSLDTPLDIDIAGDPEYERSKQRGNILFGVVAGVVAVALLIALAVLVRYCRQREAKSGYQAGKKETKDLYAPKPSSKAAKGNKGKGKKSKSPKPVKPLEDEDEPGLQKSLKFNLMSDAPGDSPRIHLPLNYPPGSPDLGRHYRSNSPLPSIQLQPQSPSASKKHQVVQDLPPANTFVGTGDTTSTGSEQYSDYSYRTNPPKYPSKQLPHRRVTFSATSQAQELQDPSQHSYYDSGLEESETPSSKSSSGPRLGPLALPEDHYERTTPDGSIGEMEHPENEPAGRSRP, encoded by the exons atgagacaTCATCCTCTCTCTTTCCAGCCAACCCGAGTGGCCCTCAGTGTGGGCAGTAATGATCCAGGGTCTGGGAAGT CCCTTCTGATTCTGGAGCCTGCGAGGATGGGGCCCCTGAagcccagcccaggccctggGGGGCAACAATTGCTGCTGCCCCCCTTACTGCTGGCACTGCTGCTCCTGCTGGCTCCATCCCCAGGCCACGCCACTCGGGTGGTGTACAAGGTGCCAGAGGAACAGCCACCCAACACCCTCATTGGGAGCCTTGCAGCCGACTACGGTTTTCCAGACGTGGGCCACCTGTACAAACTAGAGGTAGGCGCCCCGTACTTGCGGGTAGATGGCAAGACAGGTGACATCTTCACCACTGAGACCTCTATTGACCGCGAGGGGCTCCGTGAGTGCCAGAACCAGCTCCCTGGTGAGCCCTGCATCCTGGAGTTTGAGGTGTCTATCACGGACCTCGTGCAGAATGGCAGTCCCCGGCTGCTGGAGGGCCAGATAGAGGTACAGGACATCAATGACAACACACCTAACTTCGCCTCGCCAGTCATCACGCTGCCCATCCCCGAGAACACTAACATTGGCTCGCTCTTCTCCATCCCCGTGGCTTCGGACCGCGACGCTGGCCCCAACGGTGTGGCAACCTATGAGCTGCAGGCCGGGCCTGAGGCCCAGGAGCTATTTGGACTGCAGGTGGCAGAGGACCAGGAAGGGAAGCAGCCACAGCTCATTGTGATGGGCAACCTGGACCGGGAGCGCTGGGACTCCTATGACCTCACCATCAAGGTGCAGGATGGTGGCAGCCCCCCACGCGCCAGCAGTGCCCTGCTGCGAGTCACCGTGCTCGACACCAATGACAACGCCCCCAAGTTCGAGCGGCCCTCTTATGAGGCCGAGCTGTCTGAGAACAGCCCCATAGGCCACTCGGTCATCCAG GTGAAGGCCAATGACTCGGACCAAGGTGCCAACGCAGAGATCGACTACACGTTCCACCAGGCACCTGAAGTTGTGAGGCGTCTTCTGCGACTGGACAGGAACACTGGACTTATCACTGTGCAGGGCCCCGTGGACCGTGAAGACCTAAGTACCCTGCGCTTCTCAGTGCTTGCCAAGGACCGAGGCACCAACCCCAAGAGTGCCCGTGCCCAGGTGGTGGTGACTGTGAAGGACATGAATGACAATGCCCCCACCATTGAGATCCGGGGCATCGGGTTGGTGACCCATCAAGATGGGATGGCTAACATCTCAGAGGATGTGGCAGAGGAGACAGCTGTGGCCCTGGTGCAGGTATCAGACCGAGACGAGGGAGAGAATGCAGCTGTCACCTGTGTGGTGGCAGGTGATGTGCCCTTCCAGCTACGCCAGGCCAGTGAGACGGGAAGTGACAGCAAGAAGAAGTACTTCCTGCAGACCACCACCCCACTTGACTACGAGAAGGTCAAAGACTATACCATCGAGATTGTGGCCGTGGACTCCGGCAACCCGCCACTCTCTAGCACCAACTCCCTCAGGGTGCAGGTGGTGGACGTCAATGACAACGCACCTGTCTTCACCCAGAGCATCACTGAGGTCGCCTTCCCTGAAAACAATAAGCCAGGTGAAGTGGTCGCTGAGGTCACTGCCAGTGATGCTGACTCGGGCTCCAATGCTGAGCTGGTTTACTCTCTGGAGCCTGAGCCGGCTGCCAAGGGTCTCTTCACCATCTCACCTGAGACTGGAGAGATCCGGGTGAAGACATCCCTTGATCGGGAACAGCGGGACAGCTACGAGTTGAAGGTGGTGGCAGCCGACCGGGGCAGCCCCAGCCTCCAGGGCACAGCCACTGTCCTTGTCAATGTGCTGGACTGCAATGACAATGACCCCAAATTTATGCTGAGTGGCTACAACTTCTCCGTGATGGAGAACATGCCGGCGCTGAGTCCAGTAGGCATGGTGACTGTCATTGATGGGGACAAAGGGGAGAATGCCCGGGTGCAACTCACGGTGGAGCAGGACAATGGTGACTTCGTTATCCAGAATGGCACAGGCACCATCCTCTCTAGCCTGAGCTTCGATCGGGAGCAGCAAAGCACCTATACCTTCCAGCTGAAGGCAGTGGATGGTGGTGTCCCACCTCGCTCAGCTTATGTTGGCGTCACCATCAATGTGCTGGATGAGAATGACAATGCACCCTTCATCACCGCCCCTTCCAACACCTCCCACCGTCTGTTGACCCCCCAGACACGTCTTGGTGAGACAGTCAGCCAAGTGACAGCTGAGGACATTGACTCCGGTGTCAATGCTGAGCTGACCTACAGCATTGCTGGTGGCAACCCTTACGGACTTTTCCAGATTGGGTCACATTCAGGTGCCATCACCCTGGAGAAGGAGATTGAGCGGCGCCACCATGGGCTGCACCGCCTAGTGGTGAAAGTCAGTGACCGTGGCAAGCCCCCACGCTATGGCACAGCCTTGGTCCACCTTTATGTCAACGAGACCCTGGCCAACCGCACGCTGCTGGAGACCCTGCTGGGCCACAGCCTGGACACACCACTGGACATCGACATTGCTGGGGATCCAGAATACGAGCGCTCCAAGCAGCGTGGCAACATCCTCTTTGGTGTAGTAGCTGGTGTTGTGGCCGTGGCCTTGCTTATCGCCCTGGCAGTGCTCGTGCGCTACTGCCGGCAGCGGGAGGCCAAGAGTGGCTACCAGGCTGGGAAGAAGGAGACCAAGGACCTGTATGCCCCTAAGCCCAGCAGCAAAGCCGCCAAGGGAAACAAAGGCAAGGGCAAGAAGAGCAAGTCTCCGAAGCCTGTGAAGCCACTGGAGGACGAGGATGAGCCTGGGCTGCAGAAGTCCCTGAAGTTCAACCTGATGAGCgatgcccctggggacagccccCGCATCCACCTGCCCCTCAACTACCCACCAGGCAGCCCTGACCTGGGCCGCCACTACCGCTCTAACTCCCCACTGCCTTCCATCCAGCTGCAGCCCCAGTCACCCTCGGCCTCCAAGAAGCACCAGGTGGTGCAGGACCTGCCACCTGCAAACACATTCGTGGGCACCGGGGACACCACGTCCACGGGCTCTGAGCAGTACTCCGACTACAGCTACCGCACCAACCCCCCCAAATACCCCAGCAAGCAG TTACCTCACCGCCGCGTCACCTTCTCCGCCACCAGCCAGGCCCAGGAGCTGCAGGACCCGTCCCAGCACAGTTACTATGACAGTGGTCTGGAGGAGTCTGAGACGCCGTCCAGCAAGTCATCCTCGGGGCCCCGACTCGGGCCCCTGGCTCTGCCTGAGGATCACTATGAGCGTACCACCCCCGACGGCAGCATCGGAGAGATGGAGCACCCCGAGAACG AGCCGGCTGGCCGGAGCAGGCCCTGA
- the PCDH1 gene encoding protocadherin-1 isoform X6, which produces MRHHPLSFQPTRVALSVGSNDPGSGKSLLILEPARMGPLKPSPGPGGQQLLLPPLLLALLLLLAPSPGHATRVVYKVPEEQPPNTLIGSLAADYGFPDVGHLYKLEVGAPYLRVDGKTGDIFTTETSIDREGLRECQNQLPGEPCILEFEVSITDLVQNGSPRLLEGQIEVQDINDNTPNFASPVITLPIPENTNIGSLFSIPVASDRDAGPNGVATYELQAGPEAQELFGLQVAEDQEGKQPQLIVMGNLDRERWDSYDLTIKVQDGGSPPRASSALLRVTVLDTNDNAPKFERPSYEAELSENSPIGHSVIQVKANDSDQGANAEIDYTFHQAPEVVRRLLRLDRNTGLITVQGPVDREDLSTLRFSVLAKDRGTNPKSARAQVVVTVKDMNDNAPTIEIRGIGLVTHQDGMANISEDVAEETAVALVQVSDRDEGENAAVTCVVAGDVPFQLRQASETGSDSKKKYFLQTTTPLDYEKVKDYTIEIVAVDSGNPPLSSTNSLRVQVVDVNDNAPVFTQSITEVAFPENNKPGEVVAEVTASDADSGSNAELVYSLEPEPAAKGLFTISPETGEIRVKTSLDREQRDSYELKVVAADRGSPSLQGTATVLVNVLDCNDNDPKFMLSGYNFSVMENMPALSPVGMVTVIDGDKGENARVQLTVEQDNGDFVIQNGTGTILSSLSFDREQQSTYTFQLKAVDGGVPPRSAYVGVTINVLDENDNAPFITAPSNTSHRLLTPQTRLGETVSQVTAEDIDSGVNAELTYSIAGGNPYGLFQIGSHSGAITLEKEIERRHHGLHRLVVKVSDRGKPPRYGTALVHLYVNETLANRTLLETLLGHSLDTPLDIDIAGDPEYERSKQRGNILFGVVAGVVAVALLIALAVLVRYCRQREAKSGYQAGKKETKDLYAPKPSSKAAKGNKGKGKKSKSPKPVKPLEDEDEPGLQKSLKFNLMSDAPGDSPRIHLPLNYPPGSPDLGRHYRSNSPLPSIQLQPQSPSASKKHQVVQDLPPANTFVGTGDTTSTGSEQYSDYSYRTNPPKYPSKQKRIIGQETE; this is translated from the exons atgagacaTCATCCTCTCTCTTTCCAGCCAACCCGAGTGGCCCTCAGTGTGGGCAGTAATGATCCAGGGTCTGGGAAGT CCCTTCTGATTCTGGAGCCTGCGAGGATGGGGCCCCTGAagcccagcccaggccctggGGGGCAACAATTGCTGCTGCCCCCCTTACTGCTGGCACTGCTGCTCCTGCTGGCTCCATCCCCAGGCCACGCCACTCGGGTGGTGTACAAGGTGCCAGAGGAACAGCCACCCAACACCCTCATTGGGAGCCTTGCAGCCGACTACGGTTTTCCAGACGTGGGCCACCTGTACAAACTAGAGGTAGGCGCCCCGTACTTGCGGGTAGATGGCAAGACAGGTGACATCTTCACCACTGAGACCTCTATTGACCGCGAGGGGCTCCGTGAGTGCCAGAACCAGCTCCCTGGTGAGCCCTGCATCCTGGAGTTTGAGGTGTCTATCACGGACCTCGTGCAGAATGGCAGTCCCCGGCTGCTGGAGGGCCAGATAGAGGTACAGGACATCAATGACAACACACCTAACTTCGCCTCGCCAGTCATCACGCTGCCCATCCCCGAGAACACTAACATTGGCTCGCTCTTCTCCATCCCCGTGGCTTCGGACCGCGACGCTGGCCCCAACGGTGTGGCAACCTATGAGCTGCAGGCCGGGCCTGAGGCCCAGGAGCTATTTGGACTGCAGGTGGCAGAGGACCAGGAAGGGAAGCAGCCACAGCTCATTGTGATGGGCAACCTGGACCGGGAGCGCTGGGACTCCTATGACCTCACCATCAAGGTGCAGGATGGTGGCAGCCCCCCACGCGCCAGCAGTGCCCTGCTGCGAGTCACCGTGCTCGACACCAATGACAACGCCCCCAAGTTCGAGCGGCCCTCTTATGAGGCCGAGCTGTCTGAGAACAGCCCCATAGGCCACTCGGTCATCCAG GTGAAGGCCAATGACTCGGACCAAGGTGCCAACGCAGAGATCGACTACACGTTCCACCAGGCACCTGAAGTTGTGAGGCGTCTTCTGCGACTGGACAGGAACACTGGACTTATCACTGTGCAGGGCCCCGTGGACCGTGAAGACCTAAGTACCCTGCGCTTCTCAGTGCTTGCCAAGGACCGAGGCACCAACCCCAAGAGTGCCCGTGCCCAGGTGGTGGTGACTGTGAAGGACATGAATGACAATGCCCCCACCATTGAGATCCGGGGCATCGGGTTGGTGACCCATCAAGATGGGATGGCTAACATCTCAGAGGATGTGGCAGAGGAGACAGCTGTGGCCCTGGTGCAGGTATCAGACCGAGACGAGGGAGAGAATGCAGCTGTCACCTGTGTGGTGGCAGGTGATGTGCCCTTCCAGCTACGCCAGGCCAGTGAGACGGGAAGTGACAGCAAGAAGAAGTACTTCCTGCAGACCACCACCCCACTTGACTACGAGAAGGTCAAAGACTATACCATCGAGATTGTGGCCGTGGACTCCGGCAACCCGCCACTCTCTAGCACCAACTCCCTCAGGGTGCAGGTGGTGGACGTCAATGACAACGCACCTGTCTTCACCCAGAGCATCACTGAGGTCGCCTTCCCTGAAAACAATAAGCCAGGTGAAGTGGTCGCTGAGGTCACTGCCAGTGATGCTGACTCGGGCTCCAATGCTGAGCTGGTTTACTCTCTGGAGCCTGAGCCGGCTGCCAAGGGTCTCTTCACCATCTCACCTGAGACTGGAGAGATCCGGGTGAAGACATCCCTTGATCGGGAACAGCGGGACAGCTACGAGTTGAAGGTGGTGGCAGCCGACCGGGGCAGCCCCAGCCTCCAGGGCACAGCCACTGTCCTTGTCAATGTGCTGGACTGCAATGACAATGACCCCAAATTTATGCTGAGTGGCTACAACTTCTCCGTGATGGAGAACATGCCGGCGCTGAGTCCAGTAGGCATGGTGACTGTCATTGATGGGGACAAAGGGGAGAATGCCCGGGTGCAACTCACGGTGGAGCAGGACAATGGTGACTTCGTTATCCAGAATGGCACAGGCACCATCCTCTCTAGCCTGAGCTTCGATCGGGAGCAGCAAAGCACCTATACCTTCCAGCTGAAGGCAGTGGATGGTGGTGTCCCACCTCGCTCAGCTTATGTTGGCGTCACCATCAATGTGCTGGATGAGAATGACAATGCACCCTTCATCACCGCCCCTTCCAACACCTCCCACCGTCTGTTGACCCCCCAGACACGTCTTGGTGAGACAGTCAGCCAAGTGACAGCTGAGGACATTGACTCCGGTGTCAATGCTGAGCTGACCTACAGCATTGCTGGTGGCAACCCTTACGGACTTTTCCAGATTGGGTCACATTCAGGTGCCATCACCCTGGAGAAGGAGATTGAGCGGCGCCACCATGGGCTGCACCGCCTAGTGGTGAAAGTCAGTGACCGTGGCAAGCCCCCACGCTATGGCACAGCCTTGGTCCACCTTTATGTCAACGAGACCCTGGCCAACCGCACGCTGCTGGAGACCCTGCTGGGCCACAGCCTGGACACACCACTGGACATCGACATTGCTGGGGATCCAGAATACGAGCGCTCCAAGCAGCGTGGCAACATCCTCTTTGGTGTAGTAGCTGGTGTTGTGGCCGTGGCCTTGCTTATCGCCCTGGCAGTGCTCGTGCGCTACTGCCGGCAGCGGGAGGCCAAGAGTGGCTACCAGGCTGGGAAGAAGGAGACCAAGGACCTGTATGCCCCTAAGCCCAGCAGCAAAGCCGCCAAGGGAAACAAAGGCAAGGGCAAGAAGAGCAAGTCTCCGAAGCCTGTGAAGCCACTGGAGGACGAGGATGAGCCTGGGCTGCAGAAGTCCCTGAAGTTCAACCTGATGAGCgatgcccctggggacagccccCGCATCCACCTGCCCCTCAACTACCCACCAGGCAGCCCTGACCTGGGCCGCCACTACCGCTCTAACTCCCCACTGCCTTCCATCCAGCTGCAGCCCCAGTCACCCTCGGCCTCCAAGAAGCACCAGGTGGTGCAGGACCTGCCACCTGCAAACACATTCGTGGGCACCGGGGACACCACGTCCACGGGCTCTGAGCAGTACTCCGACTACAGCTACCGCACCAACCCCCCCAAATACCCCAGCAAGCAG aaaagaatcaTAGGACAAGAGACCGAGTGA